The following coding sequences lie in one Synechococcus sp. PCC 7336 genomic window:
- a CDS encoding zinc ribbon domain-containing protein, with product MSLPLYEYRCDSCGSFDAWRALAERSQPLLCSSCGAPAKRIFSAPTLLSTGLSGIRRSHSAEPRLVERSPDREPSQPKAQSKTSGRPWMLDRC from the coding sequence ATGTCCTTGCCACTATACGAATATCGATGCGACTCCTGCGGATCGTTTGATGCTTGGAGGGCGCTCGCCGAGCGCAGCCAACCCCTGTTGTGTTCCTCTTGCGGCGCACCCGCCAAACGCATCTTTTCTGCGCCCACCCTGCTGTCTACTGGATTGTCAGGTATTCGCAGAAGCCATTCAGCCGAGCCTCGTTTAGTGGAGCGATCGCCCGATCGCGAACCCTCGCAGCCCAAAGCTCAGAGTAAAACGAGTGGCAGGCCCTGGATGCTCGATCGCTGCTAG